A portion of the Nitrospira sp. genome contains these proteins:
- a CDS encoding helicase-related protein — translation MPRIFDNIEQSLLPALRATIQVADRADFCVGYFNLRGWKQLDSHIEQWAGGDGHCCRLLVGMQRLPQDELREALSLISRGGEIDNQTAIRLKKKLAEEFREQLSVGIPTNEDEAGLRKLAEQIKSKKVIVKLFLRHPLHAKLYLLFRPDPINPTVGYLGSSNLTLAGLSKQGELNVDVLDHDACQKLAKWFEDRWNDRWCVDISEELVRIIEESWAREELALPYHIYIKMAYHLSQEARAGLSEFRIPRDFGNRLFEFQTAAVKIAAHHLNKRGGVLIGDVVGLGKTLMATALARIMEDDHGLETLIICPKNLVSMWEDYRAQYRLHAKVLSISQVVGELPDLRRYRLVLIDESHNLRNRDGKRYRAIQEYIQANESKCILLSATPYNKTYLDLSNQLRLFVKEDKDLGVRPERLIRELTETEFSRRHQCPVRSLAAFEKSDYADDWRELMRLYMVRRTRSFIQDNYAQTDPASGRRFLTFEDGSRSYFPVRVPRTVPFTIDDANPTDQYARLYADDIVDTINALNLPRYGLGNYVAATPHEPPTQAEARLLQDLSRAGKRLMGFCRTNLFKRLESSGQAFLQSIERHILRNHVYLHAIEQKKPIPIGTQDAEMLDARIYDEDADAPGAKTGLFEDDETDHEQERPRTGSLRTAKDFARRGAEIYEEFAGQFKRRFKWVPPGLLVKSLENDLRSDTEALLNILQRCGEWDANKDAKLQALVALLMKKHRNDKVLIFTQFADTVRFLETQLAARGISSLAGATGDSPNPTALAWRFSPDSNEKRDRLKPGEELRVLIATDVLSEGQNLQDAAVVVNFDLPWAIIRLVQRAGRVDRIGQKAENILCYSFLPAEGVERIIRLRAMVRRRLQENAEVVGTDEAFFEDDRNDHAVLNLYHEKAGILDGEADTEVDLASYAYQIWKNAITADPGLQKTIPDLPPVIFATRAHDPTDKQPGGVLVYLRTAEGNDALAWIDKHGTAVTESQFAILQAAACSSDTPALHRQENHHELVQKGVELIITEEKTVGGQLGRPSGARFRTYERLKRYAEHVKGTLFESQELLKAIDEIYRYPLRQAAVDTLNRQLRSGVSDEALAQLVVALREEDRLCLIHEEEQTQEPRIICSMGLAGSSE, via the coding sequence ATGCCCCGAATCTTCGACAACATCGAACAATCTCTCCTACCTGCTCTGCGCGCAACCATCCAGGTTGCCGACCGCGCGGATTTCTGTGTTGGATACTTCAATTTGCGCGGATGGAAGCAGCTCGACTCGCACATCGAACAATGGGCCGGCGGAGATGGCCATTGCTGCAGACTTCTCGTCGGCATGCAGCGGTTGCCACAGGACGAATTGCGTGAAGCGTTGAGCCTGATCAGTCGGGGTGGCGAGATAGACAACCAGACGGCAATTCGCCTTAAAAAGAAGCTCGCCGAAGAGTTCCGCGAGCAATTGAGCGTCGGCATTCCGACCAACGAAGACGAAGCCGGTCTACGCAAGCTGGCCGAACAGATTAAATCCAAGAAGGTCATTGTCAAACTGTTCCTCCGGCATCCTCTCCATGCCAAGTTGTACCTGCTGTTCCGCCCCGATCCCATCAATCCCACCGTCGGGTACCTAGGAAGCAGCAATCTGACGCTCGCAGGTCTTTCCAAGCAGGGCGAGCTGAATGTGGATGTCCTCGATCACGACGCCTGCCAGAAGTTGGCCAAGTGGTTTGAGGACCGATGGAACGACCGTTGGTGTGTGGATATATCCGAAGAACTCGTCCGTATTATCGAAGAGAGTTGGGCTCGGGAAGAACTTGCGCTTCCGTACCATATCTATATCAAGATGGCGTACCATCTTTCGCAAGAGGCACGGGCCGGGCTTTCTGAATTTCGAATTCCACGGGACTTTGGCAATCGACTATTCGAATTCCAGACGGCGGCGGTCAAAATTGCTGCGCATCACCTGAACAAGCGTGGTGGTGTATTGATTGGGGATGTTGTAGGGCTGGGCAAAACTCTTATGGCTACGGCTCTCGCCCGCATCATGGAGGACGACCACGGACTCGAAACGCTCATCATCTGCCCCAAGAACTTGGTCTCGATGTGGGAGGATTATCGCGCGCAATACCGGTTGCACGCGAAGGTGTTGTCCATCAGCCAGGTAGTGGGAGAACTGCCTGATCTGCGCCGATACCGCCTCGTGCTCATCGACGAAAGCCACAATCTGCGCAACCGTGACGGCAAACGCTATCGAGCCATTCAAGAATACATTCAAGCCAACGAGAGCAAATGCATTCTGCTCTCTGCCACCCCGTACAACAAAACCTATCTCGACCTTTCCAACCAGTTGCGTCTCTTCGTCAAAGAAGACAAAGACCTCGGCGTTCGTCCCGAACGATTAATTCGCGAGCTCACCGAAACCGAGTTTAGTCGACGGCATCAATGTCCCGTGCGCTCCCTGGCGGCGTTCGAGAAGAGCGACTATGCGGACGACTGGCGAGAACTGATGCGCCTTTACATGGTGAGACGCACCCGCAGTTTCATTCAGGACAACTATGCCCAGACCGACCCGGCCAGCGGACGGAGATTTCTCACCTTTGAGGATGGGAGCCGGTCGTACTTTCCCGTCAGAGTCCCAAGAACAGTGCCCTTTACGATTGACGATGCCAACCCCACGGACCAGTATGCGCGGCTCTACGCCGACGATATCGTCGATACCATCAACGCCCTCAATCTCCCTCGGTACGGATTGGGAAACTATGTCGCGGCGACACCGCATGAACCACCGACACAAGCGGAAGCGAGATTGCTGCAAGACCTGTCTCGCGCCGGAAAACGCCTCATGGGGTTCTGTCGGACGAATCTGTTCAAGCGTCTCGAAAGCAGCGGCCAGGCCTTTCTCCAATCCATCGAACGCCATATTCTCCGCAATCACGTCTACCTACATGCGATCGAACAGAAGAAGCCCATCCCCATCGGCACGCAAGATGCCGAGATGCTCGATGCGCGCATCTACGACGAAGATGCCGACGCCCCCGGAGCTAAGACGGGATTGTTTGAGGATGACGAGACCGATCATGAGCAAGAGCGGCCTCGAACAGGATCGCTAAGAACGGCCAAGGACTTCGCTCGTCGAGGAGCTGAGATTTACGAGGAGTTCGCTGGTCAATTCAAGCGGCGATTTAAGTGGGTGCCGCCAGGACTCCTTGTGAAATCGTTAGAGAACGATTTGCGGAGCGATACAGAGGCTCTACTAAACATCTTGCAACGCTGCGGTGAATGGGACGCGAACAAAGACGCCAAGCTTCAGGCCCTTGTCGCTTTGCTCATGAAGAAACACCGGAATGACAAAGTCCTGATCTTTACGCAATTTGCCGATACCGTCCGCTTCTTAGAGACTCAGCTCGCGGCTCGCGGAATCTCATCCTTGGCTGGTGCAACCGGAGACTCTCCGAACCCGACGGCCTTGGCGTGGCGGTTCAGTCCGGACAGCAATGAGAAGCGCGACAGACTGAAACCAGGCGAAGAGTTGCGAGTCTTGATTGCCACGGATGTCCTCAGTGAGGGGCAAAACCTGCAAGACGCGGCCGTCGTGGTGAATTTCGACCTGCCCTGGGCCATCATTCGCCTCGTCCAACGAGCGGGCCGAGTGGACCGCATCGGACAGAAAGCTGAGAACATCCTCTGCTACTCGTTTTTGCCAGCCGAAGGCGTCGAGCGCATCATTCGACTCCGAGCCATGGTGCGGCGTCGCCTGCAAGAAAATGCGGAGGTGGTTGGAACCGACGAGGCCTTCTTCGAGGATGATCGAAACGATCATGCCGTCCTCAATCTCTACCATGAGAAAGCAGGCATCCTGGATGGAGAGGCGGATACGGAAGTCGATTTGGCCTCCTATGCCTACCAAATCTGGAAGAACGCGATTACCGCCGATCCCGGCTTACAAAAGACCATTCCCGATCTGCCGCCCGTGATCTTTGCCACACGGGCGCATGATCCTACGGATAAGCAGCCAGGCGGGGTGCTGGTGTATCTCAGAACGGCCGAAGGCAACGACGCGCTGGCCTGGATCGACAAACACGGTACCGCCGTCACGGAGTCTCAGTTCGCCATCCTCCAGGCCGCGGCGTGTAGCTCAGACACCCCGGCTCTCCATCGCCAGGAGAACCATCACGAACTCGTCCAGAAGGGCGTCGAGTTGATTATCACGGAAGAGAAAACAGTTGGGGGACAATTGGGACGGCCTTCGGGGGCACGTTTCCGCACGTATGAACGCCTCAAGCGCTATGCGGAACATGTCAAAGGCACGTTGTTCGAGTCTCAGGAACTCCTGAAAGCGATTGATGAAATCTACCGCTATCCCCTCCGCCAAGCCGCCGTGGATACGCTCAATCGCCAACTCCGAAGCGGGGTGTCTGATGAAGCACTGGCACAACTGGTGGTTGCGCTCCGTGAAGAGGACCGGCTCTGTCTGATTCATGAGGAAGAACAGACCCAGGAACCACGGATCATCTGTTCCATGGGACTGGCAGGATCTTCAGAGTGA